In Calonectris borealis chromosome 22, bCalBor7.hap1.2, whole genome shotgun sequence, one genomic interval encodes:
- the LOC142091592 gene encoding olfactory receptor 4D1-like: MEQENSTTTVKKFFLVGLTESAMLQYILFTTFLIIYTMTWLGNVTIITTIITDQQLHKPMYFLLGNLAFIDLSESSVTLPKMLWDLLSEVKTISFQGCITQMFFFHFTGGAVCVVLILMAVDRYVALHRPLQYLNIMNPNVLLSLVVAAWVGGFLHSIVQVALIIQLPFCGPNFLDNFYCDIPQVIKLACTDIYVVELLMVCNSGLFTILIFIVLIVSYAVILVKVRTHLTEGKHKAFSTCGAQVAVVSIHFVPCIFIYARPFQKLVVDKAMSSLYTLITPMLNPLIYTLRNTEMKNAINRLQSLKKKRNDQ, from the exons ATGGAGCAGGAGAATTCTACCAccactgtgaagaaatttttccttgtTGGTTTAACTGAAAGTGCCATGCTGCAGTATATTCTCTTTACAACTTTCCTCATAATCTACACAATGACTTGGCTTGGAAATGTCACCATCATCACCACAATAATCACAGATCAACAGCTCCACAAGCCTATGTACTTTTTGTTGGGAAATTTAGCCTTCATAGACCTCAGTGAATCCTCAGTGACTCTGCCCAAGATGCTATGGGACCTCCTGTCTGAGGTTAAGACCATTAGTTTTCAGGGATGCATCAcacagatgtttttcttccatttcacagGAGGTGCTGTGTGCGTTGTCCTCATATTGATGGCTGTGGATCGGTATGTGGCTCTCCATAGACCTTTGCAGTACCTAAACATTATGAATCCCAATGTTCTCCTCAGTCTGGTAGTAGCAGCATGGGTAGGGGGGTTTCTTCATTCTATTGTGCAGGTAGCACTGATCATTCAGTTGCCGTTCTGCGGACCAAATTTTCTAGACAATTTCTACTGTGATATCCCACAGGTCATCAAACTGGCCTGTACAGATATCTATGTAGTTGAGCTACTCATGGTGTGCAATAGCGGACTGTTTACAATCCTCATCTTTATTGTCCTGATTGTGTCATACGCTGTCATCCTGGTCAAAGTCAGGACACATCTTACGGAGGGgaagcacaaagccttttccacttgTGGAGCTCAGGTTGCAGTTGTGAGCATCCATTTTGTACCCTGCATCTTCATCTATGCACGTCCGTTCCAAAAGCTTGTGGTAGACAAAGCCATGTCATCTCTTTACACACTCATCACTCCAATGCTTAATCCCCTAATCTACACACTGAGGAACACAGAGATGAAGAATGCCATCAACAGATT ACAGAGCCtcaagaagaaaaggaatgacCAATAG
- the LOC142091671 gene encoding LOW QUALITY PROTEIN: duodenase-1-like (The sequence of the model RefSeq protein was modified relative to this genomic sequence to represent the inferred CDS: substituted 1 base at 1 genomic stop codon), translating to MTTESVIVRVGLEASSTYHMSPDTSQERQYTFSVFTFKNIALKSWNMLVFPGRKVSVTVTLGAHNVNRKELSQQNFHVGHWVIHPNYSGDSLVNDIMLLKPNAKLNKKVSSIPLPYHNEDVLPGTVCEVPGWGETWITGXTTSVLMEMDLKVQHEEMRETAFKHCRPVPMICAGNENGKKPTFHGISGGPLVCNGKAHGSVSYGHKYCIFPEVLTRVSYFEPWIREELRKFALQDLPDSPSSD from the exons ATGACCACGGAG TCTGTGATTGTCCGAGTGGGTCTTGAGGCCTCAAGCACCTACCATATGTCTCCTGACACATCCCAAGAGAGGCAGTACACATTCTCAGTGTTCACCTTTAAAAACATTGCCCTG AAGAGCTGGAACATGTTGGTGTTTCCTGGCAGGAAAGTGAGTGTCACTGTGACCCTGGGAGCCCACAATGTAAATAGGAAAGAGCTGAGCCAGCAGAATTTCCACGTTGGACACTGGGTCATCCACCCTAACTATTCAGGAGATAGCCTTGTAAATGACATCATGCTGCTGAAG CCCAACGCCAAGCTGAATAAGAAAGTGAGTTCTATCCCCTTGCCCTATCACAACGAGGATGTGCTACCAGGAACTGTATGTGAAGTGCCTGGCTGGGGCGAGACATGGATAACAGGGTAAACGACTAGTGTGCTGATGGAGATGGACCTGAAGGTGCAGCATGAGGAAATGCGTGAGACGGCTTTCAAACACTGTCGGCCTGTGCCCATGATCTGTGCTGGCAATGAGAATGGCAAAAAACCAACTTTCC ACGGTATTTCTGGTGGCCCATTAGTCTGCAATGGGAAGGCTCATGGCAGTGTTTCTTATGGACACAAATATTGCATCTTCCCTGAAGTATTGACAAGAGTCTCCTATTTTGAACCCTGGATACGTGAAGAGCTGAGGAAGTTTGCACTCCAAGACCTCCCTGACTCTCCCTCCTCTGACTAA